In Desulfomonile tiedjei DSM 6799, a genomic segment contains:
- a CDS encoding ABC transporter permease subunit: protein MNELADPKQRGPKKTRKWVLIADKVSDRVITVGGILVIGAVLGMMVFLVWEVLPLFKKGTIESQTFFKPSADPNPTLAAAIDDYDTIAVSIDNDGKLAVWHPTTGTPLQGRAFDFNGKKLSSFATTLDNVHFAFGFSDGTVRFGRIWFKNDIIANDDVPKDLKKLDEFSRTDGNAVFTKISAGQSRKVSLQTELEEEIKVSEDGKPISHLDYDLSTVGERPKKVVATLDADGNATVSISETKMNLFTQTTSVKTDKIVLPSLPQGTEITNVLTNERGDQAFFIDKKGKILRYNIQDSDKPFLAETVQIGKEITASTFLMGDTSLVIGGSDGSVSIYFVLQRDVSGSRDGMTLVKAREFSPHTSAVTRIAVSQRGKTFATCDARGEIWLRHGTSMKTILKVPPRTGDVLWEALTLAPRMNGLLAVASDGVAGFWQLDAAHPEVSLHTLFGKVWYEGYPEPSYTWQSSGATDAFEPKLSLVPLIFGTLKATLYSLLFAIPIALLGAIYTSEFLPSNVRGKVKPVMEIMASIPSVVLGFVAALVLAPIVENWIAAVLLSFLVLPMMLVLAAFLWQLAPTWIAVRLDGLPKFGVMFLVVGLGLYVTYLMGPVMENLFFDGSFKLWLNGSGSPVPILFVLCLPFTSVFISWSFSRFFGFRFSGYMRTLVEYKAALLDLFRWLGIAFLSAALAYTAALILTALGADPRPGLLGTYVQRNTLIIGFAMGFTVIPIIYTLAEDALNAVPDHLRSASFGCGATPWQTALWIILPTALSGVFSAIMIGMGRAVGETMIVVMAAGNTPLIDMNIFSGLRALSANIAVELPEAPKDGTLYRVLFLTALVLFAMTSVINTAAELVRLRFRKRAMSL, encoded by the coding sequence ATGAATGAACTTGCCGATCCAAAGCAACGGGGTCCCAAAAAGACCAGAAAATGGGTGCTCATTGCAGACAAAGTCTCGGACAGAGTCATAACCGTCGGGGGCATCCTGGTAATTGGCGCTGTTTTAGGGATGATGGTGTTCCTCGTTTGGGAGGTATTACCGCTGTTTAAGAAAGGGACTATTGAGTCCCAGACGTTCTTCAAGCCATCGGCAGATCCGAACCCAACTCTCGCTGCCGCGATTGATGATTATGACACCATAGCCGTTTCCATAGATAACGACGGCAAACTGGCCGTTTGGCATCCTACAACAGGAACTCCCCTCCAAGGACGTGCGTTTGATTTCAATGGTAAGAAACTCTCTTCTTTTGCCACAACACTGGACAATGTTCATTTTGCTTTCGGGTTCTCGGACGGAACCGTGCGGTTCGGGCGTATTTGGTTCAAGAATGACATAATTGCTAATGACGATGTACCGAAGGACCTCAAAAAACTTGACGAATTCAGCCGTACGGATGGAAATGCCGTTTTCACGAAGATTTCCGCCGGTCAGTCTCGTAAAGTCTCTCTTCAGACTGAACTGGAAGAAGAGATAAAAGTTTCCGAAGACGGGAAACCGATTTCGCACCTTGATTACGACCTGAGCACAGTGGGGGAGCGCCCGAAAAAAGTCGTAGCTACTCTGGATGCAGATGGAAACGCGACTGTAAGCATCTCAGAGACCAAAATGAATCTTTTTACTCAAACGACTTCCGTCAAAACGGATAAGATCGTTTTACCGTCACTTCCACAGGGTACCGAGATTACCAATGTCCTCACGAACGAACGAGGCGATCAGGCTTTCTTCATTGATAAGAAAGGAAAGATTCTACGCTATAACATCCAGGATTCCGACAAACCTTTTTTGGCCGAGACAGTGCAGATAGGTAAGGAAATCACTGCCAGCACTTTTTTAATGGGTGATACATCACTGGTCATTGGCGGATCGGACGGTTCTGTTTCCATATACTTTGTGCTGCAAAGGGATGTATCAGGCAGCCGCGATGGGATGACCCTCGTCAAGGCTCGCGAATTCTCTCCCCATACATCGGCTGTTACCCGGATTGCAGTGAGTCAGAGAGGTAAGACGTTTGCCACCTGTGATGCACGCGGAGAAATCTGGCTCAGGCATGGCACGAGCATGAAAACCATTTTGAAGGTACCGCCCAGGACCGGCGATGTGTTGTGGGAAGCTTTGACTCTGGCTCCCAGGATGAACGGATTGCTGGCAGTCGCGAGTGACGGAGTGGCGGGCTTCTGGCAATTGGATGCAGCCCACCCGGAAGTATCGCTGCATACCTTGTTCGGAAAAGTGTGGTACGAAGGATATCCGGAGCCCAGTTACACGTGGCAGTCCAGTGGTGCAACCGATGCATTCGAGCCCAAGTTGTCTCTGGTTCCTTTGATTTTCGGTACGCTGAAAGCTACCCTGTATTCACTTTTGTTTGCCATACCTATAGCGTTGCTGGGGGCAATCTATACGTCCGAATTCCTTCCCAGTAATGTTCGGGGCAAAGTGAAACCCGTTATGGAGATCATGGCGAGCATCCCTTCGGTCGTTCTGGGATTTGTGGCGGCTCTCGTCCTGGCTCCAATTGTGGAAAACTGGATTGCAGCAGTACTGTTATCTTTTCTCGTGCTCCCGATGATGCTCGTGCTCGCAGCATTTTTGTGGCAATTGGCTCCCACCTGGATTGCTGTGAGACTCGATGGATTACCGAAATTCGGTGTAATGTTTCTTGTGGTGGGACTCGGTCTATACGTCACGTATCTGATGGGACCGGTCATGGAGAACCTTTTCTTTGACGGGAGTTTTAAATTGTGGCTCAACGGATCGGGCAGCCCGGTTCCGATTCTTTTTGTTCTGTGTCTTCCGTTCACATCGGTTTTCATAAGCTGGTCTTTTTCCCGGTTTTTCGGATTTCGCTTCAGCGGCTATATGCGGACTCTTGTGGAGTATAAGGCTGCTCTTTTGGATCTTTTTCGGTGGTTGGGTATCGCCTTTCTTTCTGCAGCCCTGGCGTACACTGCTGCGCTCATTCTGACTGCACTGGGAGCGGATCCTCGTCCCGGACTGCTCGGCACATACGTCCAGAGAAATACGCTGATTATCGGTTTTGCCATGGGATTCACCGTGATTCCCATTATCTACACACTTGCCGAAGATGCGTTGAATGCTGTGCCCGACCATCTGCGTTCTGCGAGTTTCGGGTGTGGTGCCACTCCGTGGCAAACAGCCCTGTGGATAATCCTCCCCACTGCTTTAAGCGGAGTTTTCTCCGCCATCATGATTGGGATGGGCCGTGCTGTGGGCGAGACGATGATTGTCGTCATGGCTGCCGGGAACACGCCACTTATCGACATGAATATCTTCAGCGGCTTGAGAGCACTTTCTGCCAATATTGCCGTTGAATTACCCGAAGCCCCCAAGGACGGCACTCTGTACAGAGTTCTTTTCTTAACAGCGCTCGTGCTATTTGCCATGACATCGGTCATCAACACGGCTGCAGAGTTGGTACGGCTCCGATTCAGAAAGCGAGCCATGTCGCTTTGA
- the pstA gene encoding phosphate ABC transporter permease PstA: MNIIKSATAFEDRNTSAVTEHAGPETRKVSIPTTTTKDGGSEDRIEPRVPKRSLIWDFKARGEPFLWGLGGALAIGMLMIVGFISLILYNGVPTFYPKPIEAVRLKDGTAVAGEITRWETFKPEPEFLAKLDEEAKAKIAASGGMMKRILFRTGNFDLYNEDFRWVLQQDIAEKSNPSDIFFVERVEWGPFIGTVESMNLNGNEIDKPNITRELLNEQQALAAGRRDRIRDIERNEIGSINTLLEKERLKLRKAELRFGKESPEYHRARDVYQREAQKLETQYRDLSKEAVVVKEKDAKFTITFADVSGKKVTMRLSQIVNLYPANILTTGEKLKVYFARWWEFLTQEPREANTEGGVMPAIFGTFCMTVLMALAVAPFGVIAALYLREYAKQGRLVSIVRISVNNLAGVPSIVYGVFGLGFFAYLVGGSLDNLFYPERLPSPTYGTGGLLWASLTLALLTVPVVIVATEEALAAVPQSMREGSLACGASKWQTIKWIVLPRAMPGIMTGLILAMARGAGEVAPLMLIGVVKMAPELPIDHFFPYIHLERSFMHLGFHIYDVGFQSRNSEAAKPMVFVTTLLLIALVFAMNAASIMIRNRLKRKFYAGHF; the protein is encoded by the coding sequence ATGAACATCATAAAATCTGCCACGGCATTTGAGGACCGAAACACCAGTGCCGTGACCGAACATGCGGGTCCGGAGACTCGGAAAGTATCGATTCCCACAACGACAACGAAAGACGGCGGCTCTGAGGATCGTATCGAACCGAGAGTCCCGAAGCGATCGCTGATATGGGATTTCAAGGCCCGAGGAGAACCGTTCCTTTGGGGACTGGGTGGGGCGCTCGCTATCGGCATGCTTATGATTGTCGGCTTCATCAGTCTGATTCTCTATAACGGGGTGCCGACTTTCTACCCGAAGCCGATTGAGGCCGTAAGACTCAAGGATGGCACAGCAGTAGCAGGAGAAATTACCCGCTGGGAAACCTTTAAACCGGAACCCGAGTTTCTGGCTAAGCTGGACGAAGAAGCAAAAGCAAAGATCGCCGCGTCCGGCGGTATGATGAAGCGGATTCTCTTCAGGACCGGCAACTTTGATCTGTACAACGAAGATTTCAGGTGGGTTCTTCAGCAGGATATTGCCGAAAAAAGCAATCCTTCAGACATCTTCTTTGTAGAGCGGGTCGAATGGGGGCCTTTTATCGGCACCGTGGAATCCATGAACCTCAATGGCAATGAAATTGACAAGCCCAACATTACGAGAGAATTACTGAATGAGCAGCAGGCCTTAGCAGCAGGCCGTCGTGACCGCATTCGAGATATCGAAAGAAACGAAATCGGCTCCATCAACACTTTGCTCGAAAAAGAAAGACTCAAGCTCAGAAAAGCCGAGTTACGATTCGGTAAGGAAAGTCCCGAATACCATAGGGCGCGAGACGTCTATCAAAGGGAGGCGCAAAAGCTTGAGACTCAATACAGGGATTTGTCCAAAGAAGCTGTAGTAGTAAAAGAGAAAGATGCCAAATTCACGATTACGTTCGCCGATGTTTCCGGAAAGAAAGTTACCATGCGTCTGTCGCAAATCGTGAATTTGTACCCGGCTAATATTCTGACGACAGGCGAAAAACTCAAAGTATACTTTGCCAGATGGTGGGAATTTCTGACTCAAGAGCCTCGGGAAGCAAACACGGAAGGCGGAGTCATGCCGGCAATTTTCGGGACTTTCTGCATGACCGTGCTCATGGCCTTGGCCGTTGCTCCCTTTGGAGTTATTGCCGCCCTATATCTGAGAGAATACGCAAAACAGGGACGTCTGGTATCTATTGTGCGTATCTCCGTTAATAATCTCGCCGGAGTACCATCCATTGTGTATGGCGTGTTCGGGCTCGGATTTTTTGCATATCTGGTTGGAGGATCGTTAGACAATCTTTTCTACCCCGAAAGACTCCCTTCACCCACGTATGGCACGGGAGGACTCCTTTGGGCGTCACTTACTCTCGCTCTCCTTACGGTTCCTGTTGTCATCGTCGCCACAGAGGAAGCACTGGCCGCAGTGCCGCAATCCATGCGAGAGGGCTCACTGGCTTGTGGAGCTTCCAAATGGCAGACGATCAAATGGATCGTCCTGCCGAGAGCTATGCCGGGAATTATGACCGGTCTCATCCTGGCCATGGCAAGGGGGGCCGGTGAAGTCGCCCCATTGATGCTGATCGGAGTCGTCAAAATGGCCCCTGAATTGCCGATCGATCACTTCTTCCCATACATACACCTGGAGAGAAGCTTTATGCATCTCGGCTTCCACATCTATGACGTGGGCTTTCAATCCAGGAACTCTGAAGCGGCAAAACCAATGGTGTTTGTGACCACGTTGCTGCTTATAGCTCTGGTATTTGCGATGAATGCGGCCAGTATCATGATCAGAAACAGGTTGAAACGAAAATTCTACGCGGGACATTTTTAG
- the pstB gene encoding phosphate ABC transporter ATP-binding protein PstB, translating into MMGRSDDSNGTVYHVRPGPQGSLLSIEDFSLWYGQAQALFDINMKVEKGLVTALIGPSGCGKSTLLRAINRMNDLIAGLSTGGNIYLDSLDIYGRDVDVIGLRKVMGMVFQKPNPFPMSIADNVSYPLRVDGIRDRRTLLETVEKALKGAALWDEVKDRLHENALGLSGGQQQRLCIARAIAGDPEVLLMDEPCSALDPVATSKIEDLIDELRGRYSIVIVTHNMQQAARVSDNTAFMYLGKLIEYGETSVIFTNPKVEKTMEYVTGRFG; encoded by the coding sequence ATGATGGGACGATCGGACGATAGCAACGGGACTGTGTACCATGTTCGTCCCGGACCTCAAGGGTCGTTGCTGTCAATTGAGGATTTCTCACTGTGGTACGGCCAGGCGCAGGCTCTTTTCGACATAAACATGAAGGTTGAAAAGGGTTTGGTAACTGCTTTGATCGGACCTTCCGGATGCGGAAAATCAACCCTGCTTCGCGCGATAAACCGGATGAACGACCTTATTGCAGGACTCAGCACCGGGGGCAACATTTATCTGGATTCTCTTGATATCTACGGCAGGGACGTGGACGTGATCGGTCTGCGCAAAGTAATGGGGATGGTTTTTCAGAAACCGAACCCGTTTCCCATGTCTATTGCCGATAATGTTTCGTATCCATTGAGAGTGGATGGTATTCGAGACAGAAGAACTCTCCTGGAAACCGTGGAAAAAGCCCTCAAAGGAGCGGCTCTCTGGGACGAAGTCAAAGATCGACTGCATGAAAACGCTTTGGGGCTGTCAGGCGGACAACAGCAACGCTTGTGCATAGCTCGGGCCATTGCCGGAGATCCCGAGGTTCTGCTCATGGATGAACCATGCTCTGCACTGGACCCGGTGGCTACGTCAAAGATCGAAGATCTTATCGATGAACTCAGGGGCCGTTATTCCATAGTGATTGTCACGCACAACATGCAGCAAGCTGCGAGAGTATCAGATAATACAGCATTTATGTACCTCGGGAAATTGATCGAATACGGGGAAACTTCCGTTATTTTCACAAATCCCAAGGTCGAAAAAACCATGGAGTACGTTACCGGCCGTTTCGGTTAA
- a CDS encoding helix-turn-helix domain-containing protein, with translation MTFGRKLQWDLNRALELLNQGKTCREIAEIMHLKREQVYDALRCRGFKIIPDRRGFRPRWDMDRAKSLADQGKAIYEIAQIMNLPQDLIRSGFKNRGWRPLNTRSGRHVTWDVGTAKQLRQQGLKWVEIDKKLGLSPGTVRHHFVRHKLHNPRPTPNMRWDLDRAINLWQKGFRWKEIGDLVGTHGNNVRRALARRGLLGANGSSHPG, from the coding sequence ATGACCTTTGGTAGAAAACTCCAGTGGGATCTGAATCGCGCTTTGGAACTGCTCAACCAAGGCAAAACATGTCGTGAAATCGCGGAAATCATGCATCTCAAACGTGAGCAGGTATATGATGCTCTTCGTTGCCGTGGTTTCAAAATTATTCCTGACAGGCGTGGCTTCAGACCGCGCTGGGATATGGATCGCGCCAAGAGCTTGGCAGATCAGGGCAAGGCTATTTACGAAATAGCGCAAATTATGAACTTGCCACAAGACCTCATCCGCTCGGGATTCAAGAACAGGGGCTGGCGGCCGTTAAACACAAGAAGCGGTCGGCATGTGACCTGGGATGTGGGGACTGCCAAGCAACTCCGGCAGCAAGGACTCAAATGGGTCGAAATTGACAAGAAATTGGGGTTGTCTCCGGGAACCGTCAGGCATCATTTTGTGCGCCATAAATTGCACAACCCGAGACCCACTCCAAACATGCGATGGGACCTGGATAGAGCCATAAACCTCTGGCAAAAAGGGTTCCGTTGGAAAGAAATTGGGGATTTGGTCGGGACCCATGGGAACAATGTGCGGCGCGCTTTAGCCCGGCGAGGACTCCTGGGAGCAAACGGCAGTAGTCATCCTGGATAA
- a CDS encoding ankyrin repeat domain-containing protein, which yields MQKLKISARSIVDDIRSGMTDLELEQKYGLSSDALQYILRRLCEADVITQLELYERTTLSDSDMHRAFEEHDHVFKCPICGKTIPAHADECTNCEVINQQVDNQVIIESLEIVSEIVDETQVDEPFTSIRSISVDDLLVYCNKGSLQDVENMLEKGIDVNGADADGTTPLMVAAREGRTELVKLLLERGADPDARDGEGITALTKALERGHQEIVKLLLNKKENGNSGSPDTGGSYRIGTVEIDAPVVTNLLREPSAESTRLFEFVSGDLTIKANSRSIALLKAASKGKLDAVELLLKAGVDVNTRSKYGNTPLMRAAFKGHLKITALLLKMGADINAENAHGNTALLGAVIAGQIDMVDFLIKKGASLNSANIDSNCALLIAADLGNKSIAKILLMSGANVNQKNSVGDTPLLKAANKGNVGMCKLLLRWKADPNAGNKYGNTALMKTSFISEFELSRILLESGADVNQKNIFGNTALMKAAYRGHARVVNLLIHHGADLNLTDNKGKSAVDWAAAGKSWDVHRFLKQHSNHSEQHRPGETEL from the coding sequence ATGCAAAAACTCAAGATCAGCGCCCGAAGCATTGTAGACGATATCCGCTCGGGAATGACTGATTTAGAACTGGAGCAGAAATACGGACTCAGCTCCGATGCACTCCAGTATATATTGAGAAGGCTTTGTGAAGCGGATGTTATAACCCAATTGGAGTTGTACGAGCGAACGACCCTTTCGGATAGCGATATGCACCGTGCTTTCGAGGAGCACGACCACGTTTTCAAATGCCCCATATGCGGCAAGACGATTCCTGCTCATGCGGACGAATGCACAAATTGTGAAGTCATAAATCAGCAAGTCGATAATCAAGTAATTATAGAATCCCTCGAAATTGTTTCCGAGATTGTCGACGAGACTCAAGTCGATGAACCTTTCACTTCGATTCGATCCATCAGTGTCGACGACCTCCTCGTTTACTGTAACAAAGGCTCTCTTCAAGACGTCGAGAATATGCTGGAAAAAGGAATCGATGTAAATGGGGCTGATGCCGACGGAACTACTCCGCTGATGGTTGCTGCTCGGGAAGGACGAACCGAATTAGTCAAGTTATTGCTTGAACGAGGTGCCGATCCTGACGCTCGTGATGGGGAAGGGATCACGGCTCTTACGAAAGCGTTAGAAAGAGGTCATCAAGAGATTGTAAAACTTCTCTTGAACAAGAAGGAAAACGGAAACTCCGGTTCTCCTGATACCGGCGGTTCATATCGAATAGGAACCGTGGAGATCGATGCTCCTGTTGTGACGAACTTGCTTCGTGAACCGTCTGCCGAGAGTACTCGATTATTTGAATTCGTATCGGGGGACTTGACGATAAAGGCGAATTCCAGGAGCATCGCGCTGCTCAAAGCTGCCAGTAAAGGCAAATTGGATGCGGTTGAACTGCTACTCAAGGCCGGAGTGGATGTAAATACGCGCAGCAAATACGGGAATACTCCTTTGATGCGAGCTGCTTTCAAAGGACATTTGAAGATCACTGCATTGCTCCTGAAGATGGGTGCTGATATCAATGCTGAAAATGCTCATGGCAATACCGCCCTCCTTGGGGCCGTTATCGCCGGACAAATCGACATGGTGGATTTCCTCATAAAAAAAGGAGCCAGTTTGAATTCCGCGAACATTGATTCAAATTGTGCGCTCCTGATTGCAGCCGATCTGGGAAACAAGTCTATTGCCAAGATTCTGCTTATGAGCGGCGCCAATGTTAATCAAAAGAATAGTGTCGGTGACACCCCGCTCTTGAAAGCAGCAAATAAGGGCAATGTAGGTATGTGCAAACTCCTGCTACGCTGGAAGGCGGATCCGAATGCAGGGAACAAATATGGTAACACGGCGCTCATGAAAACGTCTTTCATCTCGGAATTTGAATTGAGCAGAATATTGCTGGAATCGGGAGCTGACGTAAATCAAAAGAATATCTTCGGAAACACTGCACTTATGAAGGCTGCTTACAGAGGTCATGCACGCGTTGTGAATCTGCTTATACATCATGGGGCAGACCTCAATCTAACGGATAACAAAGGAAAAAGTGCTGTCGATTGGGCTGCTGCAGGAAAATCCTGGGACGTGCATAGATTTTTGAAGCAACACAGCAACCATTCCGAACAGCATCGCCCTGGGGAAACTGAACTGTAA
- a CDS encoding hybrid sensor histidine kinase/response regulator, which translates to MDKETFEGTSGEVFELIQDDSPTDTIDLKMIFPCPACEEMDSAWKHEKSAFIKLLSALSVPTLLISRSHAIKFANPAFAKLTNGRLHTKNLTFSSLFSNPLDARQAQLLLEKVFNERKQEIREKVLQIHRTRIWARIHLLTVRNDDEELVLVQIENLTAQKELLTVQKYKKLVNVFPLGIVELATPSPLSCGLSTDVLLKSILNSRVVDGNNEFAHMYQRRDFKELKGVRLDMIFPSRGKSKSLYQKWIAAGFPVRSFETRETMLMGGIHYFENTLIGNINNGLLYGFWWLKKDISEKKRNEEEIIKAQKIDSLGILAGGIAHDFNNLLTGILGNITLAQKLIDPDHTSHKRLDYAAKASVRAQDLTRQLLTFSRGGAPIKKPTCVPELLQESVGFALRGSNVDCEFYLPLDVWSVEVDEGQINQVVNNIVINAVQAMPDGGTMQVRAMNTVVSDGQGLPLKSGKYVKISIVDEGTGIPEEHIDKIFDPYFTTKKRGSGLGLATCYSVIKKHDGYINVKSEVGAGTTFDLYLPVSGRVSETNSEDEKSVKNTKGKILIMDDEELIRDLAIQILMVAGYEVVPAKDGTEAIAIFENALRSGQPFAAVIMDLTIPGGMGGKETIRRLLRIDPQVKAIVSSGYSNDPVMAEFAFYGFKGVLEKPYNAEELSKALNAVLTPGGE; encoded by the coding sequence ATGGACAAAGAAACATTTGAGGGAACCTCTGGGGAAGTATTCGAATTGATACAAGACGACAGCCCGACAGATACTATTGACCTGAAGATGATCTTCCCGTGCCCTGCATGCGAGGAAATGGATTCGGCATGGAAGCATGAGAAATCCGCGTTCATCAAGTTGCTCAGTGCTCTGTCCGTTCCAACGCTGCTTATCTCCAGATCTCATGCAATCAAATTCGCTAATCCAGCCTTTGCGAAACTCACCAACGGTCGTTTGCATACGAAGAATTTGACTTTCTCCTCACTCTTTTCAAATCCTCTGGATGCACGCCAGGCTCAGTTACTTCTTGAAAAAGTATTCAACGAACGAAAACAAGAGATCCGAGAAAAAGTGCTTCAAATTCACCGTACGCGAATTTGGGCGCGTATTCATCTGCTTACTGTCCGTAATGATGACGAAGAACTCGTTCTCGTGCAGATAGAAAACTTAACCGCGCAAAAAGAACTCCTCACTGTACAGAAGTACAAGAAACTCGTGAATGTATTTCCACTTGGGATAGTCGAATTGGCGACTCCTTCGCCGCTTTCGTGCGGTCTTTCGACGGACGTTCTACTGAAATCCATTCTTAATTCACGCGTGGTAGATGGAAATAACGAATTTGCCCATATGTACCAGCGCCGTGATTTCAAAGAACTCAAGGGCGTTCGACTCGATATGATCTTTCCTTCCCGCGGCAAGAGTAAATCGCTGTACCAGAAGTGGATAGCCGCAGGATTCCCGGTTCGATCTTTTGAAACAAGAGAAACCATGCTCATGGGAGGAATCCATTATTTCGAGAATACCCTGATCGGGAACATCAATAATGGCCTACTCTACGGTTTCTGGTGGTTGAAGAAGGATATCTCCGAGAAGAAACGAAATGAAGAAGAAATCATAAAGGCTCAGAAAATAGACTCTCTCGGTATATTAGCAGGAGGTATTGCTCACGATTTCAACAATTTATTAACCGGTATACTGGGAAACATCACTCTTGCGCAGAAGCTCATCGATCCGGACCACACTTCACACAAACGACTCGATTATGCAGCGAAAGCTTCGGTCCGGGCGCAAGATTTGACGCGACAGCTCCTGACGTTTTCCCGGGGGGGCGCTCCAATCAAAAAACCTACGTGTGTGCCCGAGCTTTTACAGGAATCAGTCGGTTTTGCACTGAGGGGGTCGAATGTCGATTGCGAGTTTTATCTGCCTCTGGACGTTTGGTCCGTCGAAGTGGATGAGGGGCAGATAAATCAGGTAGTGAACAACATAGTGATAAATGCCGTTCAGGCGATGCCTGATGGCGGAACCATGCAGGTTCGTGCCATGAACACCGTAGTAAGCGATGGGCAGGGATTACCGCTGAAATCCGGGAAGTACGTGAAAATCTCCATTGTGGATGAAGGCACGGGTATTCCCGAGGAGCATATCGATAAGATTTTCGATCCCTATTTCACTACAAAAAAGAGAGGAAGCGGTCTGGGCCTGGCCACTTGTTACTCGGTGATAAAGAAGCATGACGGCTATATCAATGTGAAATCCGAGGTGGGAGCAGGCACGACGTTCGATCTCTATTTGCCGGTATCCGGCAGAGTCTCTGAAACTAACAGTGAAGACGAAAAATCCGTCAAGAATACAAAAGGCAAAATCCTCATCATGGATGATGAGGAACTCATTCGAGATTTGGCCATCCAGATCCTAATGGTGGCAGGATACGAAGTCGTGCCGGCAAAGGACGGCACGGAGGCAATTGCTATATTTGAGAATGCCCTGAGGTCTGGACAACCATTCGCCGCGGTCATCATGGATCTCACAATTCCGGGGGGCATGGGAGGAAAAGAGACAATTCGCAGGTTATTGAGAATCGATCCGCAGGTGAAGGCAATTGTTTCAAGCGGATATTCTAACGATCCCGTTATGGCGGAATTCGCATTCTACGGTTTTAAAGGGGTTCTGGAAAAGCCCTATAATGCTGAAGAATTATCGAAAGCATTGAACGCAGTTCTCACCCCTGGAGGGGAATAG
- a CDS encoding PAS domain S-box protein, whose translation MSKRTSMETVLEHGAIVIFSRHGTVIAANDGFHRILGQFSDYVSGGQFDDFVYSEDGASLSIDDLPISERGPLHLKAKLKTGTGLVPMMITLIPMLLASGETGFTMVVQSPRVSDGYPGLSFFSDAFQQSCEGMYVTDLNSRVLYINSAFLRMHGYREHEILGKHQSFFHSPKDMFTLVSATRQVLQFGSFEGEVLHVTKSGETFPALLLSSLISDRSGNPEAVLHTVTNLSEFKAAQDKLISANDRLRERVNSLEELLRESTRKHQESKEEVKKCKSNLQKVEEALSMLIAGVQEQKAKIREKIVQDISSKLSPLINRLEIENLPDQVRELTLLLRHNIDNLKLAMSRDVAIDNGNLLTFRELRVCEMIGSGLSSKEIACILNISPHTVFLYRAKIRRKLGLSGNKGDLTSYLRSTTSEGEKK comes from the coding sequence ATGAGTAAGAGAACATCCATGGAAACTGTGCTCGAACATGGCGCTATCGTGATTTTTTCCCGTCATGGAACCGTGATAGCTGCAAATGATGGTTTCCATCGTATTTTGGGACAATTCTCCGATTATGTGTCTGGTGGACAATTCGACGATTTTGTTTACTCCGAAGATGGAGCTTCCTTATCAATTGATGATCTGCCGATTTCCGAACGCGGTCCACTTCATCTCAAAGCCAAGTTGAAGACCGGCACCGGCCTGGTTCCCATGATGATAACGCTGATTCCCATGCTGTTGGCTTCGGGAGAAACGGGATTCACCATGGTCGTGCAATCGCCGCGGGTGTCGGATGGATATCCGGGACTCTCTTTTTTCTCTGACGCATTCCAACAAAGTTGTGAAGGAATGTACGTCACGGACCTGAACAGTCGAGTGCTTTACATAAATTCGGCCTTTCTCCGCATGCACGGTTACAGGGAACATGAAATTCTCGGCAAGCATCAATCGTTTTTTCATTCTCCCAAGGACATGTTCACTCTTGTAAGTGCGACGCGCCAGGTGCTGCAATTCGGCAGCTTTGAGGGAGAGGTCTTGCACGTTACAAAGAGCGGGGAAACATTTCCGGCTCTCTTACTGAGTTCTCTTATTAGCGATCGTTCGGGCAATCCGGAGGCAGTACTCCATACGGTTACCAATCTATCGGAATTCAAGGCGGCACAAGACAAACTGATTTCAGCGAACGATCGGCTTCGGGAGCGCGTGAATTCACTGGAAGAATTGCTCCGCGAATCAACCCGGAAACATCAGGAATCCAAAGAGGAAGTGAAGAAATGTAAAAGCAACCTGCAGAAGGTGGAAGAAGCACTCAGTATGCTTATAGCGGGTGTTCAGGAACAGAAGGCTAAGATCCGGGAAAAAATAGTGCAGGATATTTCGTCAAAGCTCAGCCCCCTGATCAACCGGCTGGAAATAGAGAATCTTCCGGATCAGGTGCGAGAACTCACACTGTTACTCCGCCACAACATCGATAACTTAAAGCTTGCTATGTCCAGAGATGTTGCCATTGACAATGGAAATCTCCTGACGTTTCGAGAGCTGCGAGTCTGCGAAATGATCGGTTCGGGGCTCAGCTCCAAGGAAATAGCATGTATATTAAATATTTCTCCGCACACGGTATTTCTTTATCGAGCCAAGATCAGGAGAAAACTCGGGCTCTCCGGAAACAAAGGAGACCTCACCAGCTATTTGCGGAGCACTACCTCTGAAGGAGAAAAGAAATGA